One stretch of Anguilla anguilla isolate fAngAng1 chromosome 5, fAngAng1.pri, whole genome shotgun sequence DNA includes these proteins:
- the LOC118226820 gene encoding 52 kDa repressor of the inhibitor of the protein kinase-like translates to MLAMYLTPSALSKLTKEKQEMMVSWYREDLHQPDSINQEIHRWKVKNQPQKALASTAKETLDDIMEYYPNIRCILSIYLTLPVTTCSCERSFSALRQLKTWLRSSMGNERLSGLAMMHVHRNRALDPEKVLRRWDASGHRRIALAFDKK, encoded by the exons ATGCTTGCTATGTACCTTACACCTTCAGCTCTGTCCAAACtcacaaaagaaaagcaagaaaTGATGGTGTCATGGTACAGAGAAGACCTCCATCAGCCGGACTCCATCAACCAGGAGATTCACAGATGGAAGGTAAAGAACCAACCTCAAAAAGCGCTGGCATCGACAGCAAAAGAAACATTGGATGACATTATGGAATACTACCCCAACATCCGATGTATCCTCTCCATCTACCTCACACTACCAGTGACCACCTGTTCCTGTGAGAGGTCGTTCTCTGCATTGAGGCAGCTGAAGACCTGGCTACGATCGAGCATGGGCAATGAGAGGCTATCAGGACTTGCAATGATGCACGTGCATAGAAACAGAGCACTGGATCCTGAAAAAGTTCTCAGGCGCTGGGATGCCTCTGGACACAGAAGGATCGCATTGGCGTTTGATAAAAAG TGA